In Lotus japonicus ecotype B-129 chromosome 5, LjGifu_v1.2, one genomic interval encodes:
- the LOC130717293 gene encoding uncharacterized protein LOC130717293, translated as MEETSSAEIEKIDESVSSVLEEAKELQESVSNHISKTLSDEQPLRQRALALDSKIHSLRSSLDSLLHNKLINPSVADKLDEDLQRARCIVVDGDASSLLPGHAQGSFLRMFLGPINVRASRKDVQLKVKEEYNSYRDRTALLFLLFPSILLILRSWLWDGCLPAFPVQIYQAWLLFLYTGLALRENILRVNGSDIRPWWIYHHYCAMLMALVSLTWEIKGQPDCAKKQRGVQLFLQWAMMQGVAMLLQNRYQRQRLYTRIALGKAKRMDVVWGETAGVDGQLWLLCPVLFILQGFEAYIGLLLLRTAFVGVISEWQVIFCGVLLVLMAIGNFANTVQTLLAKSRFKAKMRKSKSKQRLN; from the exons ATGGAAGAAACAAGTAGTGCAGAGATTGAGAAGATAGATGAATCAGTGTCGAGCGTGTTGGAAGAAGCGAAAGAGCTTCAGGAATCAGTTTCCAATCACATCTCGAAGACGCTAAGCGATGAGCAACCACTTCGCCAACGTGCCCTCGCTCTCGACTCCAAAATCCACTCTCTTCGTTCTTCCCTCGATTCTCTGCTCCACAACAAGCTCATCAACCCTTCCGTAGCGGATAAG TTGGATGAGGATTTGCAGCGAGCACGCTGCATCGTCGTTGATGGCGATGCTTCTTCACTCCTTCCTGGCCATGCTCAAG GAAGTTTTTTGAGGATGTTTCTTGGCCCTATTAATGTGCGTGCCTCTAGGAAGGATGTTCAGCTTAAGGTCAAAGAGGAATACAACAGTTACAGG GATAGAACTGCCCTGCTCTTCCTGCTATTTCCATCAATACTGCTTATTCTAAGATCTTGGCTTTGGGATGGATGCTTGCCAGCTTTTCCTGTCCAGATTTACCAG GCCTGGCTGCTATTTCTTTACACTGGTTTGGCATTGCGAGAGAACATATTGAGAGTCAATGGAAGTGATATCCGACCATG GTGGATATATCACCATTACtgtgctatgttaatggcccTTGTGAGTCTCACTTGGGAAATTAAAGGACAACCAGATTGTGCGAAAAAGCAG AGAGGCGTACAACTTTTCCTACAGTGGGCTATGATGCAGGGAGTTGCAATGCTTTTGCAAAATAGATATCAACGCCAAAGACTTTATACTCGTATTGCATTGGGAAAG GCTAAAAGGATGGATGTTGTATGGGGTGAAACAGCTGGTGTCGATGGCCAACTGTGGTTGTTGTGTCCCGTACTTTTCATATTGCAG GGATTCGAAGCATATATCGGACTATTATTGCTCCGGACCGCATTTGTTGGCGTTATTTCTGAGTGGCAG GTCATATTTTGTGGTGTCCTGTTGGTCCTAATGGCTATTGGGAACTTTGCAAATACTGTACAGACTCTGTTAGCAAAGTCTAGATTTAAGGCAAAGATGAGAAAAAGCAAGAGCAAGCAGAGACTGAATTAG